In Mycobacterium sp. Aquia_216, a genomic segment contains:
- a CDS encoding type VII secretion target — protein MGIRDATFDRTVIDVAAVHRVADQLRAAADVIDSAVCDHLAALAFSGATAGRAYTARGDALRAELERLVAQLSQWSRASVAIAVALRSGAQRYADAERYAAARIA, from the coding sequence ATGGGAATACGAGACGCCACTTTCGACCGCACCGTAATCGACGTCGCGGCGGTGCATCGAGTTGCCGATCAACTGCGGGCCGCCGCCGACGTGATCGACAGCGCCGTCTGTGATCACCTGGCGGCGTTGGCTTTTAGCGGAGCAACGGCCGGTCGGGCGTACACCGCGCGCGGCGACGCGTTGCGGGCCGAGCTGGAGCGGCTGGTGGCGCAACTGTCGCAATGGTCGCGGGCATCGGTCGCGATCGCGGTCGCGCTGCGGTCCGGCGCGCAGCGCTATGCCGACGCCGAACGGTATGCCGCGGCGCGAATCGCCTGA
- a CDS encoding LLM class F420-dependent oxidoreductase — protein MRIGIALDYSGGFHEAVDRIVELEKAGIDIAVVAEAYSFDAVSQLGYLAAKTNNIELASGVLPIYIRTPSLLAMTAAGLDFVSDGRFRLGIGTSGPQVMEGFHGVEFDAPIGRTREIVEICRQVWRRERVQYDGKYYQLPLPADRGTGLGKPLQLINHPVRERIPITIAALGPKNVELTAEIAEGWQPVFYLPEKAESVWGEALAAGAAKRDPALGSLDIMVHASTAIGDNVEERLSWVKPQLALYIGGMGAKGRNFYHNLATRYGYGEIADKIQELYLSGQKRAAIDLVPDELVRGMSLIGPRGFVAERIAAFAEAGVTTLLVSPAASDPKEVVRFVEEVLELRGA, from the coding sequence ATGCGAATCGGAATCGCTCTGGACTATTCGGGCGGCTTCCACGAGGCCGTCGACCGCATCGTCGAACTCGAGAAGGCCGGCATCGACATTGCCGTGGTTGCCGAGGCGTATTCGTTCGACGCCGTCAGCCAACTCGGGTACCTGGCCGCCAAGACAAACAACATCGAACTGGCCTCCGGGGTATTGCCCATCTACATCCGCACGCCGTCGCTGCTGGCGATGACGGCCGCGGGTCTGGACTTCGTGTCCGACGGCCGCTTCCGCCTGGGGATCGGCACGTCCGGGCCCCAGGTGATGGAGGGCTTCCACGGCGTGGAGTTCGACGCCCCGATCGGTCGCACCCGCGAGATCGTGGAGATCTGCCGGCAGGTGTGGCGCCGCGAACGGGTGCAATATGACGGCAAGTACTACCAACTGCCACTGCCGGCGGACCGCGGAACGGGCTTGGGGAAGCCGCTGCAGCTCATCAATCATCCTGTGCGCGAACGTATCCCGATCACGATCGCCGCGCTGGGCCCGAAGAACGTCGAGCTCACCGCCGAGATCGCCGAGGGCTGGCAGCCGGTCTTCTACCTGCCGGAGAAGGCCGAGTCCGTCTGGGGCGAAGCGCTGGCCGCCGGCGCCGCCAAACGAGATCCGGCTTTGGGGTCGCTGGACATCATGGTGCACGCGTCGACGGCCATCGGCGACAACGTCGAGGAGCGGCTGTCCTGGGTCAAGCCGCAGCTGGCTCTCTACATCGGTGGCATGGGCGCCAAGGGCCGCAACTTCTACCACAACCTGGCGACGCGCTACGGCTACGGAGAAATCGCGGACAAGATCCAAGAGTTGTACCTGTCCGGCCAAAAGCGTGCCGCCATCGACCTGGTGCCCGACGAGCTGGTGCGTGGGATGTCACTTATCGGCCCACGCGGTTTCGTCGCCGAACGCATCGCCGCGTTCGCCGAGGCCGGTGTGACGACTCTGTTGGTGAGCCCCGCGGCGAGCGACCCTAAAGAGGTCGTGCGCTTCGTCGAAGAAGTACTCGAGCTGCGCGGCGCCTGA
- a CDS encoding dienelactone hydrolase family protein yields MARIRKLYAALSRPGPHRVLRGDLAFAGLPGVVYTPESGLNLPGIAFGHDWLTGTARYRGLLEHLASWGIVAGAPDTERGLAPSVLNSASDLGTALDIVAGVRLGPGNISVHPTKLGVVGHGFGASAAVFAAAGMPNTLAAAVALFPTVTTPPAEQAAASLKVPGLILTAPGDPKTLNANALALSSAWSSATLRIVSKAEPGGLSEGRRLAPVFGLSGPHRRTQRSVRTLLTGYLLATLAGDKTYRDFADPDVVLPKTAQLDPEAEPVALEEKIVALLK; encoded by the coding sequence GTGGCCCGCATCCGCAAGCTCTACGCCGCCCTCAGCCGCCCTGGCCCGCACCGGGTTCTGCGTGGTGACCTGGCTTTTGCCGGTTTGCCAGGAGTGGTCTACACCCCCGAGTCCGGCCTGAATCTCCCCGGAATCGCCTTCGGCCACGACTGGCTCACCGGGACCGCCCGCTATCGCGGCCTGCTCGAGCATCTCGCGTCGTGGGGCATCGTGGCCGGCGCTCCCGACACCGAACGGGGGCTGGCGCCTTCGGTGCTCAATTCGGCCTCCGATCTCGGCACCGCGCTCGACATCGTGGCCGGCGTGCGTCTCGGACCGGGCAACATCAGCGTGCACCCCACCAAGCTCGGGGTGGTGGGCCACGGTTTCGGAGCCTCGGCGGCGGTGTTCGCCGCGGCCGGAATGCCGAACACCCTGGCGGCCGCGGTCGCATTGTTCCCGACCGTCACGACTCCCCCGGCCGAGCAGGCGGCCGCGTCACTGAAAGTTCCCGGCTTGATCTTGACCGCACCGGGAGATCCAAAGACGTTGAACGCCAACGCGCTGGCGTTATCCAGCGCGTGGAGTTCGGCCACGCTACGCATCGTCAGCAAAGCCGAACCCGGCGGGTTGAGCGAAGGCCGGCGGCTGGCGCCGGTGTTCGGGCTGTCCGGTCCCCACCGCCGCACCCAGCGGTCGGTGCGAACCCTGCTGACGGGATATCTGCTCGCCACCCTGGCCGGCGACAAGACCTACCGTGACTTCGCCGATCCAGATGTGGTGTTGCCCAAGACAGCTCAACTCGATCCGGAAGCGGAGCCGGTCGCCCTCGAGGAAAAGATCGTCGCGCTGCTGAAGTAA
- a CDS encoding DUF2510 domain-containing protein: MTDPHRRFSVKLREHTGAVVIWLQRGYTFTGTLEQCEQAYRKAQLHCLLAGWWGLVSLFLMNPIALICNYGAIRRVRALAKQAPAPYSGTPYAPAVPAVPPSPAVAPPRPAGPPPGWYPNPGGPGQRYWDGVTWTHWTHPR; encoded by the coding sequence TTGACCGACCCGCACCGCCGCTTCTCCGTCAAGCTCCGCGAGCACACCGGCGCGGTCGTCATTTGGCTCCAGCGCGGCTACACCTTCACCGGCACGCTCGAGCAGTGTGAGCAGGCATACCGCAAGGCGCAGCTGCATTGTCTGCTCGCCGGCTGGTGGGGCCTGGTGTCGCTGTTCCTGATGAACCCGATCGCGCTGATCTGCAACTACGGGGCGATCCGCCGAGTGCGCGCCCTGGCCAAGCAAGCGCCGGCGCCCTACTCCGGGACCCCCTACGCTCCCGCCGTCCCGGCCGTCCCACCCAGCCCGGCCGTCGCGCCTCCCCGCCCGGCCGGGCCGCCGCCGGGGTGGTATCCCAATCCGGGTGGGCCGGGGCAGCGGTACTGGGACGGTGTCACGTGGACTCACTGGACCCATCCCCGCTAA
- the glmS gene encoding glutamine--fructose-6-phosphate transaminase (isomerizing), producing MCGIVGYVGQGPACQVVMDALRRMEYRGYDSSGIALVDGTGRLIVRRRAGRLENLDRAVAEMPAEDLGGTTGLGHTRWATHGRPTDRNAHPHRDAAGKIAVVHNGIIENFATLRRELEAAGVEFASDTDTEVAVHLVAQAYHHGETAGDFTESVLSVLRRLEGHFTLVFANADEPGTIVAARRSTPLVVGVGDGEMFVGSDVAAFIPHTRNAVELGQDQCVVLTADGYRITDFDGNEDVEYREFHIDWDLAAAEKGGYEYFMLKEIAEQPVAVADTLLGHFVDGRIVLDEQRLSDQELREVDKVFVVACGTAYHSGLLAKYAIEHWTRLPVEVELASEFRYRDPVLDRSTLVVAISQSGETADTLEAVRHAKAQKAKVLAICNTNGSQIPRECDAVLYTRAGPEIGVASTKTFLAQITANYLVGLALAQARGTKYPDEVEREYRELEAMPALVSRVLATIEPVVALAHRFAQSSTVLFLGRHVGYPVALEGALKLKELAYMHAEGFAAGELKHGPIALIEDNLPVIVVMPSPKGSATLHAKLMSNIREIQTRGAVTIVIAEEGDDTVRPYADHLIEIPSVSTLLQPLLSTIPLQVFAASVAQARGYDVDKPRNLAKSVTVE from the coding sequence ATGTGCGGAATCGTCGGCTACGTCGGGCAGGGCCCTGCCTGCCAGGTCGTTATGGACGCACTTCGTCGCATGGAGTACCGCGGCTACGACTCGTCGGGCATCGCACTCGTCGACGGCACGGGCAGACTCATCGTTCGCCGTCGCGCCGGCCGCCTGGAAAACCTGGACCGGGCGGTGGCCGAAATGCCGGCGGAGGACCTCGGCGGCACCACCGGTCTGGGCCACACCCGCTGGGCCACCCACGGTCGCCCCACTGATCGCAACGCCCATCCGCACCGCGACGCCGCCGGCAAAATCGCCGTCGTCCACAACGGCATCATCGAGAACTTCGCGACCCTGCGTCGAGAGCTGGAAGCGGCCGGCGTCGAGTTTGCCAGTGATACCGACACCGAGGTCGCCGTGCACCTGGTCGCCCAGGCGTATCACCATGGCGAGACGGCCGGTGACTTCACCGAATCCGTGCTGTCCGTGCTGCGTCGGCTCGAGGGCCACTTCACTCTGGTGTTCGCCAACGCCGACGAGCCCGGCACCATCGTGGCTGCCCGGCGGTCGACGCCGCTGGTGGTCGGCGTCGGCGACGGCGAGATGTTCGTCGGGTCCGACGTCGCCGCCTTCATCCCGCACACCCGCAACGCCGTCGAACTCGGCCAGGACCAATGTGTGGTGCTCACCGCCGACGGCTACCGGATCACCGACTTCGACGGCAACGAGGACGTCGAATATCGCGAGTTCCACATTGATTGGGACCTGGCCGCCGCGGAGAAGGGTGGCTACGAGTACTTCATGCTCAAGGAGATCGCCGAGCAACCCGTTGCGGTAGCCGACACTCTGCTCGGCCATTTCGTGGACGGCCGCATCGTGCTCGACGAGCAACGGCTGTCCGATCAGGAACTGCGCGAGGTCGACAAGGTATTCGTGGTCGCGTGCGGCACGGCGTATCACTCGGGGCTGTTGGCCAAATATGCGATCGAGCACTGGACGCGACTGCCGGTGGAAGTCGAGCTGGCCAGCGAATTCCGCTACAGAGACCCGGTTTTGGACCGCAGCACACTGGTGGTGGCCATATCGCAGTCCGGGGAAACCGCGGACACCCTGGAAGCGGTGCGGCACGCCAAGGCGCAGAAAGCCAAGGTGCTCGCGATCTGCAACACCAACGGTTCGCAGATCCCGCGCGAGTGCGATGCGGTGCTCTACACCCGCGCCGGGCCGGAAATCGGGGTGGCTTCGACGAAGACGTTCCTGGCCCAGATCACCGCTAACTACCTCGTCGGTCTGGCGCTGGCGCAGGCTCGCGGCACCAAGTACCCCGACGAGGTCGAGCGCGAATACCGTGAGCTGGAAGCGATGCCGGCTTTGGTGTCGCGGGTGCTCGCGACGATCGAACCGGTTGTCGCCCTGGCTCATCGGTTCGCCCAATCCTCGACCGTGCTGTTCCTGGGGCGCCATGTGGGCTATCCGGTCGCGCTAGAGGGCGCGCTGAAACTCAAAGAGCTGGCCTACATGCACGCCGAGGGATTCGCCGCCGGTGAGCTCAAGCACGGCCCGATCGCACTGATCGAAGACAACCTGCCGGTCATCGTCGTCATGCCGTCGCCCAAGGGTTCGGCTACGCTACACGCCAAGCTGATGTCCAACATTCGAGAAATTCAGACCCGCGGCGCGGTGACGATCGTTATCGCCGAAGAGGGTGATGACACCGTACGACCCTACGCTGACCACTTGATCGAAATTCCTTCGGTATCAACCCTTTTGCAGCCGTTGCTGTCGACCATCCCGCTTCAGGTGTTCGCCGCGTCGGTTGCCCAGGCCCGAGGTTACGACGTTGACAAACCACGCAACCTGGCCAAATCGGTCACGGTGGAATAG
- a CDS encoding DUF4436 domain-containing protein, whose translation MRFGVGGIALLVIAYIGSILLYVNSGMGHPHVVVHDPSASDGTRMITDVEEIQSDNSVLVANISVLPGPGLLDPTTHALKDDLNIVAASTVTASRQTWPKGTLPSVFRVSLVLTGEVADWPFDEYHSGPVVAQLSSGSGHTPVPATVTLVDRLLGWKVDVTRVNEADPTGPYRVDLYRSPSTVAFGVAVLCVLIGLAGLGLFVAIQTARDRRKFQPPMTTWYAAMLFAVMPLRNALPDAPPFGSWIDVTIVLWVIILLGIAMGLYISCWWRHLRPEADELPAPVTVE comes from the coding sequence CTGAGGTTCGGCGTCGGCGGCATCGCACTCTTGGTCATCGCCTATATCGGCTCGATTCTGTTGTACGTCAACAGCGGTATGGGCCACCCCCACGTAGTGGTGCACGATCCGTCGGCGAGCGACGGAACCAGGATGATCACCGATGTCGAAGAGATTCAATCGGACAACAGCGTCCTGGTTGCCAACATCAGCGTGCTGCCCGGACCCGGTCTGTTGGACCCGACTACCCACGCGCTCAAGGACGACCTGAACATCGTCGCCGCCTCCACGGTGACAGCCAGCAGGCAGACCTGGCCAAAAGGCACGTTGCCCAGCGTGTTTCGGGTGTCGCTGGTCCTGACCGGCGAAGTCGCGGATTGGCCGTTCGACGAATACCATTCGGGGCCCGTCGTCGCTCAGCTGTCGTCCGGTTCCGGGCACACACCGGTGCCCGCGACGGTGACCTTGGTCGACCGTCTGCTCGGCTGGAAGGTGGACGTGACTCGCGTCAACGAAGCCGACCCCACCGGCCCGTACCGGGTGGATCTGTACCGGTCGCCGAGCACCGTGGCATTCGGTGTCGCCGTCCTGTGTGTCCTCATCGGGCTCGCCGGGCTGGGGTTGTTCGTCGCCATCCAGACGGCGCGCGACCGGCGAAAGTTCCAACCGCCGATGACGACGTGGTACGCGGCGATGCTGTTCGCGGTGATGCCGCTGCGCAACGCGCTGCCCGACGCGCCTCCGTTCGGAAGCTGGATCGACGTCACGATCGTGCTGTGGGTGATCATCCTGTTGGGGATCGCGATGGGGCTCTACATCTCTTGTTGGTGGCGGCATCTGCGGCCCGAAGCCGACGAGCTGCCCGCGCCCGTCACCGTCGAGTAG
- a CDS encoding DUF4436 domain-containing protein, which yields MRWAITGAVVLVGAYAITIALYASTGLGRPDRITDVRPTADGTTVTIDVEELHSVKGTVVANLTVTPGKGLLDPITHTLKDDLSVAVASEVTTKQNWAKGMVPGVLPVALAIYGDPSEWPFDSYRSEEIIVELLRGPAQLPERVPVTFVDRLPGWTITVPVGNATDARYRLEFQRSPSTAAFASVMVAAMIVIAVLGLFVAFQTVRDRARFNSVMIPWYAAILFAVVPLRNALPDSPPIGFWIDITVVLWVIVVLVASMALYIFCWWRHEKEHAHQPH from the coding sequence GTGAGATGGGCCATCACCGGTGCCGTCGTTCTCGTTGGGGCGTATGCCATCACGATTGCGCTGTATGCCAGCACCGGTCTGGGCCGTCCTGACCGAATCACCGATGTTCGCCCCACCGCCGACGGAACGACGGTGACCATCGATGTGGAAGAGCTGCATTCGGTGAAGGGCACAGTGGTGGCCAACCTCACCGTGACACCCGGGAAAGGGTTGCTGGACCCGATAACTCACACCCTCAAAGACGACCTCAGCGTCGCGGTCGCCTCCGAAGTCACGACCAAGCAGAACTGGGCGAAGGGCATGGTGCCGGGCGTACTTCCCGTCGCGCTGGCAATTTATGGCGATCCTTCCGAATGGCCCTTCGACAGTTACCGTTCCGAGGAAATCATCGTCGAACTGTTGCGCGGTCCCGCCCAACTGCCGGAACGGGTTCCGGTGACTTTCGTCGACCGTCTTCCCGGCTGGACCATTACCGTTCCGGTGGGCAACGCCACGGATGCGCGATACCGATTGGAGTTCCAACGGTCGCCGAGCACCGCGGCGTTCGCTTCCGTGATGGTCGCTGCCATGATCGTGATCGCGGTGCTGGGTCTTTTCGTGGCATTTCAGACGGTACGCGACCGAGCAAGATTCAACTCGGTGATGATTCCCTGGTACGCCGCGATACTGTTCGCGGTGGTGCCCCTGCGAAACGCGCTCCCAGATTCACCACCCATCGGATTCTGGATCGACATCACGGTCGTGCTGTGGGTGATCGTCGTGCTGGTCGCCTCGATGGCGCTCTACATCTTCTGCTGGTGGCGCCACGAGAAGGAGCACGCGCACCAGCCGCACTAG
- a CDS encoding rhomboid-like protein produces the protein MADVSVGVRLRSLALAVWHFVSGAPLTYGWLFALLITTIIQHQLPGRQLRSVLLHRSTNIHELGTDPLNVLFSSLLWLDGKSLEPYLLLFTLFLAPAEHWLGQLNWLTVGLTSHILSTYISEGILYYAIQEHDASERLVLSRDIGVSYFLVGIMAVLTYRIARPWRWLYLGVLLIIFGFPLLTMTRHGLNFTAIGHFTSILIGLCFYPMARATHGRPWSPARARAAFRRYRSRGEPL, from the coding sequence GTGGCGGATGTGTCGGTCGGGGTGCGACTACGGAGCTTGGCGCTCGCGGTCTGGCATTTCGTCAGCGGCGCGCCGTTAACCTACGGCTGGCTATTCGCACTGCTGATCACGACGATCATCCAACACCAACTCCCGGGGCGGCAATTGCGCTCGGTGTTGCTGCACCGCTCCACCAACATTCACGAGCTGGGAACCGATCCGCTCAATGTGCTGTTTTCCAGCCTGCTGTGGCTCGACGGCAAAAGCCTGGAGCCCTATCTGTTGCTCTTCACCCTGTTTCTCGCCCCGGCCGAACACTGGCTCGGTCAGCTGAATTGGCTCACCGTGGGATTGACCAGCCACATCCTTTCGACCTATATCAGCGAAGGCATCCTGTACTACGCGATCCAGGAACACGACGCGTCGGAACGGCTGGTGCTCTCGCGCGATATCGGAGTCAGTTATTTCCTCGTCGGCATCATGGCCGTGCTGACCTATCGCATCGCGCGGCCATGGCGCTGGCTGTATCTCGGCGTGCTGCTGATCATCTTCGGCTTTCCGCTGCTCACGATGACCCGCCACGGGCTGAACTTCACCGCGATAGGTCACTTCACCTCGATTCTGATCGGGCTCTGCTTTTATCCGATGGCCCGGGCGACACACGGCCGCCCATGGAGTCCGGCACGCGCCAGAGCCGCGTTCCGGCGATACCGTTCCCGCGGGGAGCCGCTGTGA
- a CDS encoding carboxylate--amine ligase/circularly permuted type 2 ATP-grasp protein — protein MRRVPRRTLGAEEEFHLVDLKTRRLTARAPELLAELTEDYVAELQRCVVETNTQVVDSLGGLREQLVRQRKVLVEAATELGMGVVAAGAVPLAVPAEMRVTKTPRYRQMLADYQLLAREQLICGTQVHVGVADRDEAVEIAHRVAAYLPTLLALSASSPFASDGSDTGYASMRTLVWQRWPTTGPAAPVHSAAEYDQLVADLVASGVISDVGMVYFDVRPANSVPTLELRVCDSCPSVDTVVLIAGMFRALVDREADAVHAGTPATVLSPALARAALWRAARSGLEGQLVDVRGPASRPASDVVGELVDALRAQLEQSGDWETVSELSRQALVVGSSSARQRRALRRRGRLTDVVDQLIVETAARGPTLMIVSDDPTLLYGYQPGNKPAVIVPDERLDDGYDEAVDAQGRPRQHYRAILEAIAGLGAAALRSRESDIEQEQRADNVTFRVTGQSRAQLLPLDLVPRMVAADEWARLSDGLAQRARALDAFLRDIYSKQAIVGDGIIGPQVLDRAPGFRSTGRPAGNTVRAHVSGTDIVCDRAGNWMVLEDNLRVPSGVAYAVVSHRLLRKHLPELQPPAAIEDAGQAPAMLLETLRAAAPAHASDNPAVVILSAGWTDSAWFEHTFLAEEMGTSLVQPSDLAVRDGKLVQHIGSSIRPIDVVYARMDEDMLLSSTGHDGAPLRPGLLGAITDGNLTIANALANGVADDKAIYAYVPAMIEYYLGEKPKLAQVPTWICAEREQRDYVLANLGDLVVKPIDGLGGSGVLIGPEASESALEVRRRELEIQPERFIAQETINLSTHPTFDGDGLYPHHVDLRAFVHLRAGGNGSVSTHVMPVALTRVASRGSRIVNSSSGGGSKDTWILSGPRNGSR, from the coding sequence ATGAGACGTGTGCCGCGGCGGACGCTCGGTGCCGAAGAGGAGTTCCACCTTGTCGACCTGAAGACAAGGCGACTCACGGCGCGCGCACCCGAGCTGCTGGCCGAGCTGACCGAGGACTACGTTGCCGAGCTGCAGCGGTGTGTGGTCGAGACAAATACCCAAGTGGTCGACTCGCTCGGTGGGCTACGCGAGCAACTCGTCCGCCAGCGCAAGGTCCTGGTCGAGGCCGCCACCGAATTGGGCATGGGGGTCGTTGCCGCCGGGGCGGTGCCGCTGGCGGTACCGGCCGAAATGCGGGTGACCAAGACGCCGCGCTACCGGCAAATGCTCGCTGATTATCAACTGCTGGCTCGAGAACAGCTGATCTGCGGCACACAGGTACACGTGGGTGTCGCCGATCGCGACGAAGCGGTCGAGATCGCCCACCGGGTGGCCGCCTACCTACCGACTCTGCTCGCTTTGTCGGCCAGCTCGCCTTTTGCGTCGGACGGGTCCGACACCGGCTACGCGAGCATGCGCACCCTGGTCTGGCAACGCTGGCCGACGACCGGGCCGGCCGCGCCGGTGCACTCGGCCGCAGAATACGACCAACTGGTCGCCGACCTGGTCGCCAGCGGGGTCATCTCCGACGTCGGGATGGTTTATTTCGATGTCCGACCGGCGAACTCCGTGCCTACCCTCGAACTGCGAGTGTGCGACAGCTGCCCGTCGGTGGACACCGTCGTGTTGATCGCCGGAATGTTCAGGGCTCTGGTCGACCGCGAGGCCGACGCCGTGCACGCGGGCACTCCGGCGACGGTCCTCTCCCCGGCACTGGCCAGGGCCGCGCTGTGGCGAGCTGCCCGGTCGGGGTTGGAGGGTCAGCTGGTCGACGTGCGAGGGCCGGCCAGCCGCCCCGCATCAGACGTCGTCGGCGAGCTGGTCGACGCGTTGCGCGCACAACTGGAACAAAGCGGCGATTGGGAAACCGTCAGCGAGTTGAGTCGTCAAGCGTTGGTCGTGGGCAGCTCGTCTGCCCGGCAACGGCGGGCGCTGCGCCGTCGCGGGCGTCTCACCGATGTGGTCGACCAGCTGATCGTCGAAACGGCCGCCCGCGGTCCGACGTTGATGATCGTCAGTGACGACCCGACGCTGCTGTACGGCTATCAGCCCGGCAACAAGCCGGCGGTCATAGTCCCAGATGAGCGGCTCGACGACGGCTACGACGAGGCTGTCGACGCCCAAGGCCGGCCGCGACAGCACTATCGGGCGATCCTCGAGGCCATCGCCGGGCTCGGGGCGGCGGCGCTGCGGTCCCGGGAATCGGACATCGAGCAGGAGCAGCGCGCCGACAACGTCACCTTCCGCGTTACCGGTCAAAGCCGTGCCCAACTCCTGCCGCTTGACCTGGTACCGCGCATGGTCGCCGCGGACGAGTGGGCGCGGCTGTCCGACGGCCTGGCTCAGCGGGCGCGCGCACTGGACGCGTTCCTCCGCGACATCTACTCGAAGCAGGCGATCGTGGGCGACGGCATCATCGGTCCGCAGGTCCTCGACCGGGCCCCCGGCTTCCGGTCGACGGGCCGCCCGGCAGGTAACACGGTGCGGGCGCACGTGAGCGGCACCGACATCGTGTGCGACCGCGCCGGCAATTGGATGGTGCTGGAAGACAATCTGCGGGTGCCGTCGGGCGTGGCATACGCGGTCGTCAGCCACCGGTTGCTGCGCAAGCACCTCCCCGAGCTGCAGCCGCCCGCAGCGATCGAGGACGCCGGCCAGGCTCCTGCGATGCTGCTCGAAACCCTGCGCGCGGCCGCACCGGCGCACGCGTCCGACAACCCTGCCGTGGTGATCCTGTCCGCCGGCTGGACGGACTCCGCATGGTTCGAGCACACCTTTCTGGCTGAGGAAATGGGTACTTCGCTGGTGCAGCCGTCGGACCTGGCGGTGCGCGACGGAAAGCTGGTGCAGCACATCGGTTCCAGCATCCGTCCTATCGACGTTGTCTATGCGCGGATGGACGAGGACATGCTGTTGTCGTCCACCGGACACGACGGTGCGCCACTGCGGCCGGGCCTGCTTGGTGCCATCACCGACGGCAATCTCACCATCGCGAATGCACTGGCCAATGGAGTGGCCGACGACAAGGCGATCTACGCCTACGTCCCGGCCATGATCGAGTACTACCTGGGCGAGAAACCCAAGCTCGCCCAGGTGCCGACCTGGATCTGCGCTGAGCGCGAACAACGTGACTACGTATTAGCCAACCTCGGCGACCTGGTGGTGAAACCGATCGACGGTTTGGGGGGCAGCGGGGTGCTGATCGGGCCCGAAGCCAGCGAGTCCGCACTGGAGGTGCGCCGACGAGAACTGGAGATCCAACCCGAGCGGTTCATCGCCCAAGAGACGATCAACCTGTCCACCCATCCCACCTTCGACGGCGACGGCCTATACCCTCATCACGTCGACCTGCGGGCGTTCGTCCATCTTCGGGCCGGCGGGAACGGTTCAGTGTCGACGCACGTGATGCCGGTGGCGTTGACGCGAGTAGCGAGCCGCGGATCGCGAATCGTCAACTCGTCGTCCGGCGGGGGCAGCAAGGACACCTGGATTCTCAGCGGACCACGGAACGGAAGCCGGTGA